In Candidatus Eisenbacteria bacterium, the following proteins share a genomic window:
- a CDS encoding HypC/HybG/HupF family hydrogenase formation chaperone — MCLAIPLRLVEIKEEIGIVEMGGIRRRVNLSFVENAKVGDYVIVHAGFAITIMDETEAESTIKIIEECIGEEGQ; from the coding sequence ATGTGTCTTGCGATCCCTCTGAGATTGGTTGAAATCAAAGAAGAAATTGGAATCGTAGAGATGGGCGGCATCCGAAGACGGGTTAACCTGAGCTTTGTGGAGAATGCCAAGGTCGGGGACTATGTCATTGTGCATGCAGGATTCGCAATAACGATAATGGATGAGACAGAGGCAGAGAGCACAATCAAGATCATAGAAGAGTGCATAGGAGAAGAAGGACAGTAA
- the hypF gene encoding carbamoyltransferase HypF has protein sequence MELDIYIHGTVQGVGFRPFVYRLANELRLNGFTRNTARGVEIHVEGDKSELFVERLKAEAPPNAKIDRIDVLPSATSGCKGFTIFPTSEGEATVFAPPDLFTCSDCLRELLDPSDRRYRYPFINCTNCGPRYTIIESLPYDRMKTTMDAFPMCPDCRNEYEDPLNRRFHAEPNACAKCGPRLSFFENGKTEGEIEEAIRVIRQGKVVAMKGLGGFHLVCDPHNAEAVRRLRTLKERERKPFALMARDIDTAREIAFLDEDEERTLLSPSRPIVLLRKKVEIDGISPNINSYGIMLPYTPLHALVTENSPLLVATSANVRNSPILKDEAEGIHELSDALLTHNRDIAMRCDDSVLEVVDGKSVFLRRARGFVPDPLGIGLDDQHPAILSLGGELKNTITILKDGYLVTSQYLGDMGEIRNKRYLEEVLEHYRNLYAFNPEFITCDLHPNFTTTRMAEKWGKPVVKVQHHIAHVYAVLAEHSVDPGEPFLGVAFDGVGFGEDGNIWGGEFFLGRNGRTERLLHLRYVPQQGGDLATREPWRMALSYIVDAFGEVEMVGLLNDVDMRILKGSRNAMEKKINSPLTSSMGRLFDAVSAMLSVSPLRIDYEAEAAMRLESTASEDVREHYPFDIRDAEVDMRRMIRAIAGDAENGESAPVISRRFHNTIAHVILAASELARERYKIERVILSGGVFLNSLLLRETVTLLRDAGIDVYVPERFSPGDEALSLGQAYYAAFKLKGAN, from the coding sequence GTGGAACTTGATATCTACATTCATGGAACTGTGCAGGGCGTTGGATTTAGACCGTTTGTGTACAGACTCGCAAATGAACTCCGGCTGAATGGCTTCACACGAAACACCGCAAGAGGCGTAGAGATACATGTAGAGGGAGATAAGTCAGAGTTATTCGTCGAGAGGCTCAAGGCCGAGGCTCCGCCGAACGCAAAGATTGACCGCATAGATGTACTTCCCTCCGCGACGAGTGGCTGCAAGGGATTTACCATCTTCCCGACATCAGAAGGCGAGGCAACAGTATTTGCGCCGCCCGATCTTTTTACCTGCAGCGATTGCCTGCGGGAGTTGCTCGACCCCTCTGACAGAAGATACAGATATCCCTTCATAAACTGCACAAATTGCGGCCCCCGTTACACGATAATAGAGTCCCTCCCCTACGACAGAATGAAGACAACAATGGACGCGTTTCCGATGTGCCCTGATTGCAGGAATGAATATGAGGACCCTCTCAACCGGAGATTCCACGCTGAACCCAATGCGTGCGCAAAATGCGGCCCCCGGCTGTCTTTCTTTGAAAACGGAAAAACGGAAGGCGAAATAGAGGAGGCAATCAGAGTAATAAGGCAGGGCAAAGTCGTCGCCATGAAAGGGCTCGGAGGTTTTCATCTGGTGTGCGATCCCCATAACGCAGAGGCCGTCCGGAGGCTGAGGACGCTGAAGGAAAGGGAGAGAAAACCATTCGCACTGATGGCAAGAGACATAGATACTGCGAGAGAAATAGCATTCCTGGATGAAGATGAAGAAAGGACACTCCTCTCCCCTTCAAGGCCGATCGTCCTCCTCAGGAAGAAGGTCGAAATAGATGGAATATCCCCGAACATAAACAGTTACGGGATAATGCTTCCATACACCCCTCTGCATGCACTTGTCACCGAAAATTCCCCGCTTCTGGTGGCAACCAGCGCGAACGTCCGCAATAGCCCGATACTCAAGGACGAGGCGGAAGGAATTCATGAACTCTCTGATGCCCTTCTTACCCACAACAGGGATATCGCAATGAGATGCGATGACAGTGTTCTCGAAGTAGTTGACGGCAAAAGTGTGTTCTTGAGAAGGGCCAGAGGATTCGTGCCGGATCCCCTGGGAATAGGCCTGGATGATCAACATCCCGCGATACTTTCCCTCGGAGGCGAGCTGAAGAATACGATCACAATCCTCAAGGATGGCTATCTCGTGACAAGCCAGTATCTGGGGGACATGGGCGAGATCAGAAACAAGAGATATCTTGAGGAGGTACTGGAGCACTACAGGAACTTATACGCATTTAACCCGGAGTTCATAACCTGCGACCTCCACCCCAATTTCACGACCACAAGGATGGCAGAGAAATGGGGAAAACCGGTGGTGAAAGTCCAGCACCACATTGCTCACGTATACGCAGTTCTCGCCGAGCATTCGGTTGATCCGGGTGAGCCGTTCCTGGGGGTTGCTTTCGACGGCGTAGGTTTTGGCGAAGACGGAAACATCTGGGGAGGTGAGTTCTTCCTTGGGAGAAATGGGAGGACTGAAAGACTCCTCCACTTGAGATATGTCCCCCAGCAGGGCGGTGACCTCGCAACAAGAGAGCCATGGAGGATGGCGTTAAGCTACATTGTGGACGCTTTCGGCGAAGTGGAGATGGTTGGTCTTCTTAATGATGTGGACATGAGGATCCTCAAGGGATCAAGAAATGCCATGGAGAAGAAGATAAATTCGCCTCTAACGTCATCCATGGGAAGGTTATTCGATGCCGTGTCAGCCATGCTGAGCGTCTCGCCACTCAGGATTGACTACGAGGCAGAGGCGGCAATGAGATTGGAGAGCACTGCCTCTGAGGATGTTCGCGAGCACTATCCGTTCGACATAAGGGATGCCGAGGTCGATATGAGAAGAATGATAAGGGCGATCGCCGGAGATGCAGAGAACGGAGAAAGTGCACCGGTCATATCACGGAGGTTTCATAATACAATTGCACATGTGATACTTGCAGCGTCGGAGCTGGCGAGGGAGAGATACAAGATTGAAAGGGTCATACTCAGCGGCGGGGTCTTCCTCAATTCTCTCCTTCTCAGGGAAACCGTGACTCTTCTAAGAGACGCTGGCATCGACGTTTATGTTCCAGAGAGGTTTTCGCCGGGTGACGAGGCGCTGTCTCTCGGCCAGGCCTATTACGCCGCGTTCAAACTGAAAGGTGCCAACTGA
- a CDS encoding hydrogenase/urease maturation nickel metallochaperone HypA produces MHEWKIAEAVLEEIIAQSEKHKIKKIKKVTLSIGEDADHTGEQIEFCLKALAKDKALESLPITMTRRQGKGGITVESIEGEK; encoded by the coding sequence ATGCATGAGTGGAAAATCGCTGAGGCGGTTCTCGAAGAAATAATCGCACAGTCTGAGAAACACAAGATCAAGAAGATCAAGAAAGTCACTCTTTCTATTGGAGAAGATGCTGACCACACCGGTGAGCAGATAGAATTTTGTCTTAAGGCACTGGCCAAGGACAAGGCCCTCGAAAGTCTGCCGATAACGATGACAAGGAGACAAGGAAAGGGAGGAATAACAGTTGAATCAATAGAAGGAGAAAAATAA
- a CDS encoding hydrogenase maturation protease, protein MENTIPDYYRKPVLVLGCGNILFGDDGFGPKVIEHLENNYLLPEHVAVVDAGTGARNILFNIAVGERWTKKIIIVDAMDAGRKRGEIFELDVSDIPLKKIDDFSMHQVPTSNLLRELKELCSIEVKIISVQIENIPDTVAPGVSETLLRTIPAVCEKILEECKQYA, encoded by the coding sequence TTGGAAAACACCATACCAGACTACTACAGAAAACCGGTCCTGGTCCTCGGATGCGGCAACATACTCTTTGGGGATGACGGTTTCGGTCCAAAGGTCATAGAACACCTGGAGAACAATTATTTGCTGCCCGAACACGTTGCGGTCGTGGACGCGGGAACGGGTGCAAGGAATATATTGTTCAATATTGCGGTTGGAGAGAGATGGACCAAGAAGATCATCATAGTCGATGCAATGGATGCGGGAAGGAAACGGGGAGAAATATTCGAGCTGGATGTCTCCGATATCCCACTAAAGAAGATCGATGACTTCTCCATGCACCAGGTGCCCACTTCTAACTTGCTCAGAGAGCTCAAGGAGTTATGTTCGATAGAAGTGAAGATAATCTCGGTCCAGATAGAGAATATCCCCGATACGGTTGCGCCGGGCGTATCGGAGACTCTCCTTCGCACCATTCCTGCCGTATGTGAGAAGATTCTCGAGGAGTGCAAGCAGTATGCATGA